The following is a genomic window from Nitrosomonas communis.
CCTGCTTCAACGCATCGTGCTGAGTCGCCAGTGCTGATTTTTCCTGAGTTATTGTCTCCTTATCAGCTTTCAAAGCAATATTAATTTGCGTCAAGGTATCGATCTGAGCTTGCAAATTCATCGCTTGGCTCGCATGATTATCACACTCTTGCATTAATGCTTCGATTTGTGCTAGATATTGATCTATTAATTCGTTTCGCTCATCACGTGCTTGGCTTAATGCTGCCATTTCCTGCTTCAACGCATTGTACTGTGCGGCCAGTGCTGATTTTTCCTGAGCTAATACTTCTGTATCGGCCTTCAACCTAATATTAGCCTGACTCAAAGTGTCAATCTGTGCTTGTTGCTCCACTACTTTGCTGGCATGATTGGCGCACTCCTGCGTTAATGCTTCAATCTGCACAACATACTGACTGATTAATTCGTTTTGTTCATCGCGTGCTTGGCTTAGCGCTACCACCTCCTGTTTCAGCGCCTCGTACTGTGCGGCCTGTACTGATTTTTCCTGGGCTAATGCTTCCGCATCAGCATTTAGCGCAATATTTTCCTGACCCAAAGTGTCGATCTGTGCTTGTCGCTCCGCTGCTTGGCTGGCATAACTGTTGCGCTCCTGTGTCAACGATTCAATCTGCACCAGGTGGAGATCGGCTAACGCTTCTTGCTCTTCATATGCCTTGCTAAGCGCTGCTACATCCTGATTCAATGCCTCCTGCTGTCTCACAAGTGCCAATACTTCATCAGATAGAATAGCATTTGCCTTACCAAGCGTTTCAGTTCGAGAATGCAATATCGTTTTCCAGCTCCGGGCGAAAAGTGCGTAACCGATCGCAGGGTGGTTGCTTTCCGTGATTTCGACACACTGGAAACCTAGCGGCTGAAGATAGGTTTCGATACTTTGCAGTGCTGCTTCTTCTTCGATCTCGGCAGCGGGATGAAGCAGTACGCGAAGTTTGAGCACACTCCACTGCTCGATGTGTGCACCGGCGCCTCTGAGGATGGGCAAAGCAGGAAGGCAATCGACCAATACCCAGATCGAGTCCGCTTGCCCAAAGGCACCACCAATATCTTCAGCCAGGATATGATCAAGACGCCGAGAAGAACGAACACTTTGATTTGTTGTACGTAGATTAGGCCAGAGAGTGCTCAAGCGCTGCGGAGAAATGAGACCATCTTCTTCGGGGTTGCTTGCCTGGTAGTAGTCAATCTCACCTTCAATTTCAGAAAGAATTGCACTCATAGCGTGCCAACCAGAATTCTCGGCAATTAATGGTCGTGCCCACTCGAGGCGATCTTCGTTCGCGTCAATGAGGAGAGCATGGGATACACCCCATTGTCTCCATTGATGCATTTCCCCATAGCCATCCCCTGCGCCGATATGGATGATCGCTTGCGGTGGCGCAAGCTTTTGCAACACACTCAATGAGCTCAGTGACTCTTTAACGATCGTTGGTCGTTGTTTAATATTGGGTGGATATATCATTTTTGGACTCTGCGTCTTTTTGTACCCGAAGCAGATTTATTAGTGCCCGTCTTTGATGCAGTTTGAGTGGATGATTTCTCGGTGGTCTTGACCACAGAAAGCGATTCCTGGGCTTGTTTGGGTTCTTCCGGAAATGAAGCACTCGTAGACGGTATCGCAGCTTTGATAGTAGCGACAGGCGTCGGTGCGGTTGGTACTGGCGTTGGTACCAGAGATACAGTAGTACGCATTGCAAAGATACGCTGTATCTCGGTGGCCATTTTATTCCATTCTGCCCACGGCCTTTGGAGCTTTCCACCCGAAATTTGCACCGTTTCAAGGATGAATGGCAAACGTTTGATCAGCGCAGCAAGAAAGATGCGGTCGTGTTCCGTCAGGCGCCACCAGATAGCCATATCCATGGCATCAGGTTGTGCAAAACGCAACTCCAGCTTGGTCCCAAAATCATCATATGATTCTACGAACCAGGCATTGAACGGAGCCTGACCACCTTCTTCTGGAAATTCCAACCTGGGATGAGCACCAAACTGATTTGGCTCAACATTCGCGCAGGCAATACGGAATTCAAATTCAGGCCAGCGTTTGCCGTGGAATGAAAAATTATCAAAATGTAACCACAAATGTTCATAGCCAAGTGTAGTATGCTCACTCTTGAGTTGAACTTGATCATAGCGCACTGTTGCCGGAAACCTCTTAAGAATCTGCATAAACTTTTCCAGTCCGCTGCGGAATGCTTCAGCCTGAATATCAGTATATTCCTTAATAAAATCAGGGGAAGCAAGCTTTTCAATTAATAATGCAATAAGGGCTTGGATTAAATCCCAGTCACTAGTAGTCAGTTCAAATGAAGTTTCGATGAACTTTTCAGTGGACATTCTTTCCCCGACAGGCATAAGAATGAGTTCATTATGCTGTCTGGCTGAAGCAGGCCAGCGAGTAAAGAGAGAAATACTTTCTGACGAACGGGTGAATATTATTCCTGCAATACCTTGTTCAAGCGGTGTTCTGAATTCAAGGTTGGGGAGCAAATGCTCTGCAACAAAGAAATTGGTTAGCCGCCATGTTATTGCACTATCTTCACTAGCGGAAGCGGGTAGAATTTCGATGGCTTCATAGTCCAGATAAGCAGGATTACGCTGTAACAAGCGTTGCCATCGAGCTTCAGCTATTTGGAGACGGCCAAGTGTTTCCTCTTGTTGCTGTCGAAAGGATTGCTCGCTTTCCAGTTGAGCTTGATGGAGTTGAAGCAACAAAAGTTCATTATTTTCTGTCTGATTTTTATCAAGTTGCTCAAGCTGAGATACAAGTGCTGAATTCTGCTGGGCTAGTGCTTCATTGTCGGTTTTCAGAACCGCATTTGCTTGAGTTAAGGAATCAATATGAGCTTGTTTTTCGGCTACATGGCTAGTGTGCTCTTGAGTGAGCGCTTCAATCTGAGACTGAAGTTGATTCGCAAGCGCATTTTGTTCATCGTGAAGTCTATTGAGCGTCACGACCTCCTGCTTCAGCGCCCAAAACTGTGCCATCACTGTTGATGTTTCCTTAATCTGCGCTTCTTTGTCATTTTTCAGAGCAGCATTCACCTGATTCAAAGATTCGATCCGTGCTTGCTGCTCTACTACTTGGTTAGCATAGCTGTCACGCTCTTGTTTTAATACTTCAATCTGTTCCTGGCGATGAGTCGCAAGCGCATTCTGTTCATCACGCGCCTTACTTAGCGCTGCTACTCCTAGTTTCAGCTCTTCCTGCTGTGCGAGCATCGTTGATTTCTCTTTCAGCAGAGTTTCTTGATCAATTTTCAGAGCAACATTCGCTTGAGCCAAAGAGTCGATCCGAGCTTGTCGCTCCGCTGCTTGGTTGACGTGCGTATCACGCTCTTGAGTCAGTGTCTCAATCTCTTTCCAGTATTGCTTAACAAGTGATCTTTGTTCTTCACACATATTGCTAAGCATCGTCACTTCCTGCTTCAGTGCTTCCTGCTGTGCTGCCATCACCGTTTTTTCCTGCAGCAACGCTTCCTGTTCAGCTCCCAGCGCAGCATTAGTCTGTGTCAAGGAGTTGATCTGTGCTTGCTGGGATTCATGTTTTACGAAAGCTGCCTCAAGTTCCTCCTGCGTCTGGCGTAACTGCTGAAGCAGGAATTCAATTTCCCGAGTAGCTTCGTTAAATACATCCTCGTTATCCTTCTGCTTTTGTGTATAGCTCGCTAAAGCTTGTTCGAAGCTGATCCTGAGATTTGCAAGCTCTTCTTCAACAGCTTGAATTTGTCTCAATTCGGCAGATCGATCGCATAGGGCACGGTAACCAGCAATAATTTGCGTGGGTCCGAGCGTACTCGTTTTGTTAGTTTGATCTCCATCACTGAGGTGAGTGAGCGTAGCTGCAAGTTCATGCTGCAAACTAGTGACTTGAGGGTAGTCCTGGCACAACTGATGAGCCAGATAAATAGCTAAGGAATCAGTTGTTATCTCGAACTGGATTGAATCAAATGAGGTAGTGAGCGGAAGCTTCCATTGTTCAGCACAGCGTTCGATTAAACTTTCCGGATAACTGACGCATTCATTAAAATCAACCAGTAGACTGCGTTGTGGATTGCGGAGATGAAAACGTAATAATTCCTGATGATATGCCTGCCAGGTATTCATCACCATTTCAACGGAAAGGGCATCTGTTTCAGACGCCATTGCGCCGGCAAGCATTTGCTGTGGCGAGATACAAACGAGGATAAAATTAAGGTGAGGCTCGAAATTAAGCCAATAGTCGAGAAGCCAGGTGCTATCGGTATTTGACCAACCCCATATTCTTGAGTTGATATTGGCAACAAAGATATCGCTCGCGAGTTGTTCCCAGAGTCTGCCAGGATTGGCGATCGATCGCGCATTGCCGAAATCTTCCATTGCCAGGGCCATGACTTGCTCATGCCAGAATCTTATGTCAACAGAATTGTCATTCTTAATCGGTTTTGGCTGTTTCATGCCGGCTTGATGCAGGATATCAGCAACGATTTGTAAATTGGATTGAACTGCCCCGGTAATACAGATGCTTTTCATTTGCTCTCTAGACGCTTTTTTCTAAATACTTATATTATTTCAATTCTAACTCAAGGCTTACTTTGCCAGCCTTCCCTTGCCGTATTGTTTGTCCTGTCTTCTGCTCGCCTTCTCGTCATTTTTAATATGGAAATAAAATTAGCTGGTACGGCCGTAATTGTCTTCAAACCTCACAATATCATCTTCTCCAAGGTATGAACCGGATTGAACCTCAATTAAATGCAAGGGTATTTTTCCCGGGTTTTCCAGCCGATGAACGTGGCCAAGCGAGATATAGGTTGATTGGTTCTCGGTGAGCAGAATTTCCTTGCCATCGACTGTGACCTTGGCGGTGCCACTGACCACAATCCAGTGTTCTGCACGATGATGATGCATCTGTAGGGAGAGTTTTTCTCCTGGTTTAACCATGATGCGCTTGACCTGAAAGCGCTCTCCTTGATCAATACCTTCGTACCAGCCCCAAGGCCGATGCACGCGAGGGTGTTCCAGGTGTTCCTTCCGGTCGTTTGTTTTACAGTGCTGCACAGCATTTTTAATGAGCTGAGCTTTGCTCTTATGCATCACCAGCACAGCATCAGCCGTTTCGATCACGACCACGTCTTCAAGGCCTATCACGGAAACCAGGCGATTTTCGGTGCGGATGTAGCTATTTTTGGTATCAGCAAGGTAGACATCTCCACTGGTAACGTTGCCGTTTTTGTCCTTAGGCGCAATCCCCCAGAGTGAATCCCAGGAACCGACATCGCTCCAGCCGAATTGTGCAGGCACGACTGCGGCTTGCTCAGTGTTTTGCATTACAGCATAATCAATGGAATCCGAAGGGCAAGCAAAAAATGCGCTCTCACAGGGGCGGATAAAACCAATATCTGCTGTTCTTTCCTGCCAGGCTTTTTGCACTGCAGCGAATATATCCGGCCGGTGCCGCCGCAATTCTTGCAGATAACGTTTAGCGGTAAACACGAACATGCCGCTATTCCAGCTATAGCCGCCTTCCTTCAGATAAGCCTCTGCGGTGTCACGATCGGGTTTTTCATAAAATGATTGAACCCGACAGGGGATAAGTGAAGTGGGTGTCGCAAGCGGGATCGCTTCTCCCGCCTTGATGTAGCCATAACCTGTCTCAGGTGCGTGCGGCACCACGCCAAAGGTGACAAGGTAATCTTGCTGGGCGGCATGTGCTGCTGTCTTCACCGCCTCTGCAAAGGCAGCCTGATCATCGATGACGTGATCAGCTGGCAGAACGAGCATCATGGCGTTTTCATCCGTCTGAGCAAGATGAAATGCGGCGAGTGCAATGGCTGGGGCAGTATTGCGTCCGACCGATTCAAGATAAATAGCCGCTGGGGTGATGTCGATTGCTTCACATTGCTCTCTGATCAAAAAGCGATGCTCTGAATTACATACTAGTATTGGGGCTTGTGTTCGGGGCAAGCTGGTTGCTCGAGCAAGCGTGGCTTGCAGCATGGTTTCTTTATCCACCAGCGACAGCAGTTGTTTGGGGTAAGCAGCACGCGAAAGTGGCCATAGCCGAGTACCACTGCCACCGGAAAGAATAAC
Proteins encoded in this region:
- a CDS encoding coiled-coil domain-containing protein encodes the protein MKSICITGAVQSNLQIVADILHQAGMKQPKPIKNDNSVDIRFWHEQVMALAMEDFGNARSIANPGRLWEQLASDIFVANINSRIWGWSNTDSTWLLDYWLNFEPHLNFILVCISPQQMLAGAMASETDALSVEMVMNTWQAYHQELLRFHLRNPQRSLLVDFNECVSYPESLIERCAEQWKLPLTTSFDSIQFEITTDSLAIYLAHQLCQDYPQVTSLQHELAATLTHLSDGDQTNKTSTLGPTQIIAGYRALCDRSAELRQIQAVEEELANLRISFEQALASYTQKQKDNEDVFNEATREIEFLLQQLRQTQEELEAAFVKHESQQAQINSLTQTNAALGAEQEALLQEKTVMAAQQEALKQEVTMLSNMCEEQRSLVKQYWKEIETLTQERDTHVNQAAERQARIDSLAQANVALKIDQETLLKEKSTMLAQQEELKLGVAALSKARDEQNALATHRQEQIEVLKQERDSYANQVVEQQARIESLNQVNAALKNDKEAQIKETSTVMAQFWALKQEVVTLNRLHDEQNALANQLQSQIEALTQEHTSHVAEKQAHIDSLTQANAVLKTDNEALAQQNSALVSQLEQLDKNQTENNELLLLQLHQAQLESEQSFRQQQEETLGRLQIAEARWQRLLQRNPAYLDYEAIEILPASASEDSAITWRLTNFFVAEHLLPNLEFRTPLEQGIAGIIFTRSSESISLFTRWPASARQHNELILMPVGERMSTEKFIETSFELTTSDWDLIQALIALLIEKLASPDFIKEYTDIQAEAFRSGLEKFMQILKRFPATVRYDQVQLKSEHTTLGYEHLWLHFDNFSFHGKRWPEFEFRIACANVEPNQFGAHPRLEFPEEGGQAPFNAWFVESYDDFGTKLELRFAQPDAMDMAIWWRLTEHDRIFLAALIKRLPFILETVQISGGKLQRPWAEWNKMATEIQRIFAMRTTVSLVPTPVPTAPTPVATIKAAIPSTSASFPEEPKQAQESLSVVKTTEKSSTQTASKTGTNKSASGTKRRRVQK
- a CDS encoding coiled-coil domain-containing protein gives rise to the protein MIYPPNIKQRPTIVKESLSSLSVLQKLAPPQAIIHIGAGDGYGEMHQWRQWGVSHALLIDANEDRLEWARPLIAENSGWHAMSAILSEIEGEIDYYQASNPEEDGLISPQRLSTLWPNLRTTNQSVRSSRRLDHILAEDIGGAFGQADSIWVLVDCLPALPILRGAGAHIEQWSVLKLRVLLHPAAEIEEEAALQSIETYLQPLGFQCVEITESNHPAIGYALFARSWKTILHSRTETLGKANAILSDEVLALVRQQEALNQDVAALSKAYEEQEALADLHLVQIESLTQERNSYASQAAERQAQIDTLGQENIALNADAEALAQEKSVQAAQYEALKQEVVALSQARDEQNELISQYVVQIEALTQECANHASKVVEQQAQIDTLSQANIRLKADTEVLAQEKSALAAQYNALKQEMAALSQARDERNELIDQYLAQIEALMQECDNHASQAMNLQAQIDTLTQINIALKADKETITQEKSALATQHDALKQEMSLLSMAHYEQSALADQRQTQIDALTQTNSALDADKKTIVQEKTLLAAQCEALIQERDSHASQATQLQTQINTLTQDNNILNADKEAIIQEKTILARQQDALKQEIVALRKARDEQSALVNQRQEQLEVLAQERNSHANQATQLQAQINTLTQANIALEADKEALINEKYTLTTQKKTLKQEVTALNKARNEQRALADQHKKQIETLTRNNVALKADKEALIQERLKLSSQYDALKQEVAKLNRVCDEQSALAHQRVAQIDTLVRDQAEQTKLVAQYKTELEQLQSKLRQSSVRITQLESELAENNTRQHLINEEMIKAEAQIELIKDVLLREPGL
- a CDS encoding mannose-1-phosphate guanylyltransferase/mannose-6-phosphate isomerase; the protein is MQTYIHPVILSGGSGTRLWPLSRAAYPKQLLSLVDKETMLQATLARATSLPRTQAPILVCNSEHRFLIREQCEAIDITPAAIYLESVGRNTAPAIALAAFHLAQTDENAMMLVLPADHVIDDQAAFAEAVKTAAHAAQQDYLVTFGVVPHAPETGYGYIKAGEAIPLATPTSLIPCRVQSFYEKPDRDTAEAYLKEGGYSWNSGMFVFTAKRYLQELRRHRPDIFAAVQKAWQERTADIGFIRPCESAFFACPSDSIDYAVMQNTEQAAVVPAQFGWSDVGSWDSLWGIAPKDKNGNVTSGDVYLADTKNSYIRTENRLVSVIGLEDVVVIETADAVLVMHKSKAQLIKNAVQHCKTNDRKEHLEHPRVHRPWGWYEGIDQGERFQVKRIMVKPGEKLSLQMHHHRAEHWIVVSGTAKVTVDGKEILLTENQSTYISLGHVHRLENPGKIPLHLIEVQSGSYLGEDDIVRFEDNYGRTS